One stretch of Podospora pseudoanserina strain CBS 124.78 chromosome 4, whole genome shotgun sequence DNA includes these proteins:
- a CDS encoding hypothetical protein (COG:E; EggNog:ENOG503NXHR): MTTPLEIGLRGRHLHNSPPSRIPYYNHTMTRPVKTKAIMPAEEVKDTTHEVISSYFIGPRAENLPQFRENIATILDELQLARKNYFEQDENDFTFIPPSIQTSPSFLASAARTKTAVQQTARLLGQHSIPFWSPRYQAHMCTDLSMPALLGYFMTMLYNPNNVALEASPLSTVAEIEVGEQLCELFGFEEQDKAWGHVTCDGTVANIEALWVARNLKYYPLSVRKAMDDEDGPLRFISEEFKVRTCEGRSKLLKEMSLWEMMNLRVKTVLDIPGLLHEQFGITPEWLEEAMAKYNVQTVGKEALNRHFGVGEGMDGQFFVPSTKHYSWPKAAALVGLGSDNAVSVGVDHDARVDLDKLEKLLEERFARQQPVYSVVAVIGSTEEGAVDPLEKILAMRQRFQARGMSFMVHADAAWGGYFATMLPREGQDDADRDGGDDGLVPDLSLRVETQQSLFALRYCDSITVDPHKAGYIPYPAGALTYRDGRIKNLVTWTSPYLSRGAVTSIGIYGVEGSKPGASAVSTWLSNQCIGLDQKGYGALLAEACFTSSRLSALWAALSTPRDSFVCTPFNALPSESSSDPREVEREKQRIREEILNKSNAEIIAQDSITINQADKTITLLRALGSDLNINAFALNWRHPDGCLNTDVEEANYLMERVVSRLSVDHPDDNPSSIPLYLTSTEFEYKDYGDCATNFKRRLGLDTSTPHEKLMVLRNVVMSPLATMDGDHGRFINMLGETFREVVEKEVKVCQARNDDSPDYHSFWIRGRGTAKTVYLSYRPMFHLAKHRKQIILEAEFASEEGQQAYSLLEGNTGDDEIILKTSDKIDLDSLLSSRTSSTTLVGNLSTSSNGTILPRTPLTILSILKNRPLNTSSHDDTYPSGFCPFYLYGLPSHTSSPSETSHQLYIDHILTKSPNIFLSSPIELTLDNEQPIPFSTAVTKGAILALEGIHEAALQPFPADHPLPANFFFNPGREFRVSIWGDDRAPDASARGLLTEIKKTEPIARGKLVLKEDVGGMVVDAERINRDPWKETEEQKVSLWRERFGKVGKEIDRGVSISGGKREAATNGVVADGNGVRVCPNCGE; this comes from the exons ATGACAACCCCGTTGGAGATCGGACTCAGGGGCAGACATCTTCACAATTCCCCGCCTTCTCGCATTCCATACTATAATCATACAATGACTCGTCCAGTCAAAACCAAAGCCATTATGCCCGCCGAAGAGGTCAAGGACACCACCCACGAGGTGATCAGCTCCTACTTCATTGGCCCCCGCGCCGAGAACCTCCCCCAATTCCGAGAAAACATCGCCACGATCCTCGACGAACTCCAACTCGCGCGCAAGAACTACTTTGAACAAGAT GAAAACGACTTCACCTTCATTCCCCCCTCTATCCAgacctctccctccttcctcgcctccgccgcccggACCAAGACCGCCGTCCAGCAAACGGCGcgcctcctcggccagcaCTCCATCCCCTTCTGGTCCCCCCGGTACCAAGCCCACATGTGCACCGACCTCAGCATGCCTGCCCTGCTGGGCTATTTCATGACCATGCTatacaaccccaacaacgtTGCCCTTGAAGCCTCCCCCTTGTCCACCGTCGCTGAGATCGAAGTCGGTGAGCAGCTCTGCGAACTGTTTGGTTTTGAAGAGCAGGACAAGGCCTGGGGCCATGTCACCTGCGATGGCACCGTTGCCAACATTGAAGCTCTATGGGTGGCGAGAAACCTAAAGTATTACCCGCTATCTGTGAGGAAGGCAATGGATGACGAAGATGGCCCGTTGAGATTTATCAGTGAGGAGTTCAAAGTCCGAACTTGTGAGGGCAGGTCGAAGCTGCTGAAGGAGATGAGTTTGTGGGAGATGATGAACCTGAGGGTGAAAACTGTTCTGGATATCCCCGGGCTCTTGCACGAGCAGTTTGGGATCACGCCGGagtggttggaggaggcgatggcAAAGTACAATGTTCAGACGGTAGGGAAGGAGGCGCTGAATCGACATttcggggttggtgaggggatggatgggcagTTCTTTGTGCCCAGCACCAAGCACTACTCCtggcccaaagcagcagcgCTGGTTGGATTGGGGTCCGATAATGCTGTCAGTGTTGGGGTTGACCATGATGCGAGGGTTGATCTTGAtaagctggagaagctgctggaggagcgGTTTGCTAGGCAACAGCCTGTTTATTCGGTTGTAGCTGTCATTGGGTCCACGGAAGAAGGGGCCGTGGATCCGTTGGAGAAGATCCTGGCCATGAGACAGCGATTTCAAGCACGAGGCATGTCGTTCATGGTTCATGCTGATGCAGCCTGGGGAGGTTACTTCGCCACGATGCTGCCTCGAGAGGGCCAGGATGATGCCGACAGAGACGGAGGCGATGACGGCCTTGTGCCCGACCTGAGCCTGAGGGTCGAGACACAGCAATCTCTCTTTGCTTTGCGGTACTGCGACTCGATCACGGTCGACCCCCACAAGGCAGGGTACATCCCCTATCCTGCTGGTGCACTGACGTATCGAGACGGGAGGATCAAGAATCTTGTGACATGGACAAGTCCGTACTTGTCCCGAGGGGCAGTCACCAGTATTGGAATTTATGGTGTGGAGGGAAG CAAGCCAGGTGCATCAGCTGTCTCGACATGGCTGTCTAACCAGTGCATAGGGCTTGATCAGAAGGGATACGGCGCTCTTTTGGCGGAAGCATGCTTCACCTCGTCTCGT CTCTCGGCCCTCTGGGCCGCACTCTCCACCCCAAGAGACTCGTTCGTCTGCACTCCGTTCAACGCATTGCCTTCAGAATCCTCTTCCGATCCGAGGGAGGTCGAGCGAGAAAAGCAGAGAATCAGAGAAGAAATCCTCAACAAGTCAAACGCCGAGATCATCGCCCAGGACAGCATCACCATAAACCAGGCCGACAAAACCATCACACTTCTCCGCGCCCTTGGCTCGgatctcaacatcaacgccTTTGCCCTCAACTGGCGCCACCCAGATGGCTGCCTCAACAcagatgttgaagaagcaaaCTACCTCATGGAGCGTGTCGTCAGTCGTCTATCGGTCGACCATCCTGATGACAACCCTTCTTCCATCCCATTGTACTTGACCTCCACAGAGTTTGAGTACAAGGACTACGGAGACTGCGCCACCAACTTCAAACGACGTCTCGGGCTTGATACCAGCACCCCTCACGAAAAGCTAATGGTGCTTCGTAACGTGGTGATGAGTCCCTTGGCAACCATGGACGGAGACCACGGCCGATTCATCAACATGCTCGGCGAGACCTTCCGGGAGGTTGTCGAGAAGGAAGTCAAAGTATGCCAGGCACGCAACGACGACAGCCCAGATTATCACAGCTTCTGGATCAGAGGCCGTGGCACGGCCAAGACTGTTTACCTGTCTTACAGACCCATGTTCCACCTCGCCAAGCACCGCAAGCAAATCATCCTCGAGGCAGAGTTTGCCAGCGAAGAGGGTCAGCAGGCGTACAGCCTGTTGGAAGGCAACACAGGCGACGATGAGATCATCCTCAAAACCTCTGACAAAATCGACCTCGACTCTTTACTTTCCTCCAGGAcatccagcaccaccctcgtcgGAAATCTAAGCACCTCGTCCAA TggcaccatcctcccccgcacCCCCCTgaccatcctctccatcctcaaaaACCGCCCCTTGAACACCTCCTCGCACGACGACACCTACCCCTCCGGCTTCTGCCCATTCTACCTCTACGGCCTCCCCAGccatacctcctccccatcagaAACCTCCCACCAGCTCTACATCGACCACATCCTcaccaaatcccccaacatcttcctctcctcccccatcgaACTAACCCTCGACAACGAACAGCCgatccccttctccaccgccgtcaCAAAAGGGGCAATCCTCGCCCTCGAAGGCATCCACGAAGCAGCACTCCAACCCTTCCCCGCtgaccacccccttcccgcaaacttcttcttcaaccccggGAGGGAGTTTAGAGTATCGATATGGGGTGACGATCGCGCACCTGATG CTAGCGCGAGGGGTCTGCTGACAGAAATCAAAAAGACCGAACCTATAGCTAGGGGAAAACTCGTCCTGAAAGAAGACGTCGGGGgtatggtggtggatgcGGAGAGGATTAACCGGGATCCGTGGaaggagacggaggagcaGAAGGTCAGTCTCTGGCGGGAGAGGTTTGGCaaggttgggaaggagatTGATAGGGGGGTTTCAATAtctggggggaagagggaggccgCAACGAATGGGGTGGTTGcggatgggaatggggtgCGTGTTTGTCCAAACTGCGGTGAGTAG
- a CDS encoding hypothetical protein (COG:S; EggNog:ENOG503NYBH) gives MTKKQSSILIQINVPHTESHSLKESIGRREGNVTIPPHRVEPFSETLSHSTAMNLSFIRCCTGPSDGVFNHHVCQNHQLVMDSIPADAHTREVFYVGGEYVDDGTGNETVYGQVYVEHLVPVRKPLQKYPVIFIPGSSRTGIDFLTTPANNDNNTNSPTQQSWSSHFLSLSHELYLIDPPFRGRSPWHPPTHLSSSSSSSPYLTFGAASLQKAWATPPSSTQWPDSPPAGKGSPAFDHVMKSTHPQLANLAEEQSVAQKSLAALLDKIGKPVILLAHSMGCKIAWLLADARPGLVRAIVAVEPAGPAFQMRGMGGLRKEPTVFGLTEVRLGFEPAVGEGGEGLRRRLVKPGEEGLLECWLQDDGEAGEVRKLVNLRRVEVLVVTGEGSPHRGYDWGTVEFLRQAGVEGVEHLVLRGEVGGVLERRGGGGNGHMMMLERNRGRIGEVLGEWVGRRV, from the exons atGACAAAGAAACAATCCAGCATTCTTATTCAGATAAATGTCCCTCATACAGAAAGCCATTCTCTAAAAGAAAGCATAGGTCGCAGGGAAGGTAACGTCACAATTCCCCCGCATCGGGTCGAGCCTTTTTCCGAGACCCTGTCCCACTCGACTGCCATGAACCTATCTTTCATCCGATGTTGCACTGGCCCTTCTGATGGCGTTTTCAACCATCATGTTTGCCAAAATCATCAACTGGTAATGGACAGTATTCCGGCCGACGCACATACCCGGGAGGTGTTTTACGTTGGCGGCGAATATGTTGATGACGGCACCGGCAATGAGACGGTATACGGGCAGGTGTATGTCGAGCACCTCGTCCCAGTCAGGAAACCCCTTCAGAAATACCCCGTAATCTTCATTCCTGGAAGCAGTCGCACAGGCATT gacttcctcaccaccccagccaacaacgacaacaacaccaactcGCCCACCCAACAAAGCTGGtcctcccacttcctctccctctcccacgagCTCTACCTCATCGACCCCCCCTTCCGCGGCCGCTCCCCCTggcacccccccacccacctctcctcctcctcttcctcctccccatacCTCACCTTCGGCGCGGCCTCCCTCCAAAAAGCCTGGGccaccccgccctcctccacccaatGGCCCGACAGCCCCCCCGCAGGCAAAGGCTCCCCCGCCTTCGATCACGTCATGAAGTCGACCCACCCGCAGCTCGCCAACCTGGCAGAAGAGCAATCCGTCGCCCAAAAGTCTCTGGCGGCCCTCCTGGACAAGATCGGCAAGCCCGTCATCCTCCTGGCTCACAGCATGGGCTGCAAGATAGCCTGGCTGCTCGCCGACGCGCGGCCGGGGCTGGTGAGGGCGATTGTGGCCGTGGAGCCTGCCGGGCCGGCGTTTcagatgagggggatgggggggttgagaaAGGAGCCGACGGTGTTTGGGCTGAccgaggtgaggttggggtttgagcctgcggttggggaggggggggaggggttgaggaggcggttggtcaagccgggggaggaggggctgttGGAGTGTTGGCTtcaggatgatggggaagccggggaggtgaggaagctGGTGAATTTGAGAAGGGTAGAGGTGTTGGTCgtgacgggggaggggtcgcCTCATAGGGGGTATGACTGGGGAACGGTGGAGTTTTTGAGGCAggctggggtggagggggtggagcaTTTAGTGCtgaggggagaggtgggaggggttctggagaggagggggggaggggggaacgGACAtatgatgatgttggagaggaaTAGGGGGCggattggggaggttttgggtgagtgggttgggaggagggtgtga
- a CDS encoding hypothetical protein (EggNog:ENOG503PGDI), whose translation MLLSVSGLLPRVKDGDVPGAAFQRSFRSCPWIEEFSKPNMAVQSLRRLVAASVWLPAGVYSHIAGTERFNPTSPVETGLAPARVGHLEFQHPPAPTPHARALFQRQSGENTCGFVGDERVPFTCSAEWGAECRVNSDARAIGCCLSTACNIWTACLPYTSSRLASNRDTDRTMYCSDLDEPECATLVYADGDYSGWTIPLCAATSVVLPIFDITSGSNGGVTTGGGGGRNGVANPTDGGGVANPTDSVNDDNNNNRNLDTANSNGKTPEEAVASTVNTALIVGAVVGGISFLAMVGIIIFLIIYCGRRKKRNQELRLQQAGQPTTIAGAGAGDGGTAPPNFAPPPEQQMSTVPDGAPPMGFAQGAYAHHGDNKPAMQESATPVTSVAHVTPTGTPAPGYTAVAGQHQQQQQQQQQWGSPPAPVSPQFTGQMGNQQPAMPVSPQVTGYGMYAGQQPQPQQAQQQAGGYFQSNAVELSTQRGDGQVHEVQ comes from the exons ATGCTGTTGTCCGTGTCTGGACTGCTTCCTCGAGTTAAAGATGGTGACGTCCCCGGAGCTGCGTTCCAGCGTTCTTTTCGGTCTTGCCCCTGGATTGAAGAGTTCTCCAAACCAAACATGGCCGTCCAAAGTCTTCGCCGGCTGGTCGCCGCCTCGGTATGGCTTCCTGCTGGTGTTTACTCACACATTGCGGGGACTGAGCGATTCAACCCGACATCGCCAGTTGAGACTGGACTGGCACCCGCACGGGTTGGCCACCTCGAATTCCAGCACCCACcagcacccaccccccatgCGAGAGCCCTCTTCCAACGGCAGTCTGGGGAGAACACCTGCGGGTTCGTGGGCGATGAGCGGGTCCCATTTACATGCAGCGCAGAATGGGGAGCAGAGTGCCGTGTAAACTCGGATGCCCGCGCCATCGGCTGCTGTCTCTCCACCGCCTGCAACATCTGGACCGCCTGTCTTCCCTACACGTCCTCCCGCCTGGCATCAAACCGTGACACAGACCGAACCATGTACTG CTCCGACCTGGACGAGCCAGAATGTGCCACCTTGGTCTACGCCGACGGCGACTACAGTGGCTGGACCATTCCCCTCTGTGCAGCCACATCCGTGGTCCTGCCCATCTTCGACATCACTTCCGGTTCCAACGGGGGTGTTACCaccggtggcggtggtgggagaaaCGGCGTCGCCAACCCGactgatggcggcggcgttgcCAACCCGACCGACAGCgtcaacgacgacaacaacaacaaccgcaacCTCGACACCGCCAACTCTAACGGCAAGACCCCCGAGGAAGCCGTGGCTTCGACGGTGAACACTGCCTTGATCGTTGGCGCGGTAGTCGGTGGTATCA GCTTCCTAGCAATGGTaggcatcatcatcttcctcatcatctaCTGCGGCCGTCGCAAGAAGAGAAACCAGGAACTCCGCCTCCAGCAAGCAggccagccaaccaccattgctggtgctggtgctggtgacgGTGGTACCGCTCCTCCAAACtttgctccccctcctgagCAGCAAATGTCCACCGTCCCAGATGGTGCACCGCCGATGGGATTCGCCCAGGGAGCCTACGCCCATCATGGAGATAACAAGCCGGCCATGCAGGAGAGCGCCACGCCGGTTACCAGTGTGGCGCACGTGACGCCCACGGGAACGCCAGCGCCGGGATAcactgctgttgctggacagcatcagcaacaacaacagcaacagcagcagtgggGATCTCCTCCGGCGCCGGTGTCGCCTCAGTTCACGGGGCAGATGGGGAATCAGCAGCCGGCGATGCCAGTTTCACCACAGGTGACGGGATATGGGATGTACGCAGGTcaacagccgcagccgcaacaagcacaacaacagGCCGGGGGCTATTTCCAGAGCAATGCCGTCGAGCTGAGCACGCAGAGGGGTGATGGGCAGGTGCATGAGGTTCAGTAG